A segment of the Acidobacteriota bacterium genome:
TTGCGGGAAGGAACCAATGAGGTCGAAAAGACATTGTTCATCAAATCGCCCAAGACCGTTCGTTATGGTGATGTTGTCAAGGTGATCGATGCGGTCAAATCAGTCGGTGCTTCGCCGATCGGTTTGCAGATCGACGATTTAACAGATTAAATTTGCCCGGCCGGTGTCGCACATCAGCAGAAATTCTCGACGTGCACCCGTAAGGGTTGGTGAATGGAGTCAAATAATGAGATTGTCTCGTTTTTGGATATTAGCTTTAATATCTGCTGCAGTTTTATTGGGAACTAACTGCTCCTATTATAATAAGGTCATGGCTCGTAAGAACCTGGTCGATGGTTCCAAGGCTTACAAGGACAGAAAGTTCCCGGAAGCTGAGAGGCTTTTCCGCTATGCCGCGTCACTTGATCCAAATGGCGACACGGTTGAAGGCAGGACCGCACAGTTGTCCTTGGCACGCACACTTCACTCGATGTTCATCGGCGATCGCCAGAACAAGGCAAAGGCGGAAGAGGCACTGGCCGAGTATAATAAGAGCCTTCCGCAGTCGCTGAAAGATCTGAAAGAAGTTACGGCGGTATACGAGAAGAACAAGGCAGACGTTGATTCCCAACGTAAGTACTTTAATACACTTTCGGCACTCAACAGTACGACAAGTGCAATCGCAAGTCTTTACGAGAACCTGACACAGCCCGAAAAAGCACGCGAATGGCAGGTGCAGGTTGCTAACAATGCCGAGATGCCGGCGACTGCACGAGCACGAGCCTTGAGTTCGCTTGCGTCAAAGGCTAACTCATGTGCCAACGAGATTTCGGATACTGAAGCGACGAAGAAGACCGTTCAAAAGGACGGAAAGGACGTCTTTCAATTCACAAAACCTGCGAACGCGGACGATTTCGCCAAGCTGAAACAATGCGTTGACGAAGGCACTAAGTTGATCGATCAAGCCGTTGCTCTTGAACCGGATGAGGTAAAGAACGCCGCCACGTTTGATATTACCGGGGCTTCTGATCCTCAGCTGCAGCTGAACAGTGAGATCATGAAGGTTTTTGAATCGACCCGTTCTTATAAAGCGAGTCTTACTATTCAGGCGATGAGGATCGCTGAAATGGATGGTAATAACGCCGAACGTGACAGACTCAAAGCCGAGGGCGATGCTCTTTAAGGCGAAATTCACTCCAATTGAGTGATGTCGTTAAGAAGCTCCAAGCCGAGATCGAAGCTCGCATTGCTGCTAAGGAAGAGGCCGAAAAGACCGAAGCTCAGAAGCAGGCAGACGCCAGCAAGAACACTAATAAATAATGTAGGCAAATTTTTCTTTCCAACTCTGGCGGTGCTCAATTACAATTTATTGAGCATCGCCATTTTTCTATCGGATGGATGAAACGGTGACAAGGTGCCGCTATTGATACTGTGGCCTTATCAAACAGATGATCAGGATCGAGGATGTAATTGAGAAAGTGAATGCCAATCGGCCGAATGCCGATGTGGATCTCATTCGCCGAGCATACCTCTTTTCCGCCCTTCATCATCGGGGGCAAACGCGTGCATCCGGCGAACCTTATCTCGTTCATCCTATCGAGGTTGCCGAGATCCTCGCAGATATGCGGCTGGATGAGGTTAGTGTTTCGACCGGCCTTTTGCACGACGTCGTCGAGGATACACTCGTCGATCTCGACACGATCCGCTCGTACTTTGGCGACGAGATCACACTGCTTGTCGACGGCCTGACTAAGATCGCTCACATCAGTAATCTTTCAAAAGAAAAACAGCAGGCGGAGAATGTCCGCAAGATGGTCCTCGCAATGATCACCGACGTACGCGTCGTGTTGATCAAACTTGCGGATCGTTTGCACAACATGCGGACGATGCAATTTCTCAAACCCGAGAAACGAGCACGTATCTCGCAGGAAACCCTCGACATTTACGCACCGATCGCGCATCGGCTCGGTATGGGTAAAATGCGAAGCGAACTCGAGGACCTGTCGTTTCAGAATCTATATCCCGACGATTATAAGCGGCTCGCAAAAGAGGTCGATGCCCGGCGGCCGGAATTGGAGGCGGCTCTCGATAAGATCAAGGAAAGGATAGCGATCCAACTTACTGAGCACGAGGTTCCATATGTAGCCATAGAGGGTCGTGTTAAGCGTCTTTATTCCCTCTGGAAAAAGCTCAAGAAGCAAAAGATCATGATCGAGCAGGTCTACGATCTGATCGCTGCCCGCATCATCACTCCGAATGACCGGAAATACTGTTATCTGACGCTTAGCGTCATACACGACATCTGGACGCCTGTTCCCGAGCGATTCAAGGACTGGATAGCAATACCACGCGATAACCTCTATCAGTCGCTCCATACGTCCGTGATCGATAAGGGTGGCCAGGCCTTTGAGGTGCAGATCCGTACCGAAGAGATGCATCAGGTCGCCGAGGAAGGTGTTGCGGCACACTGGAAGTACAAGGAAAGCTCGCTTGGGGCCCACGAAGACGATAATAGTCTTGACGAATTGCGTGCAACGGTCGAAAAGCTGCTCTTGCCGCTCGTCGAGTCTAGCGACCAGACCGGCGACAGTGAGGATTTCATTGAATCTCTGAAGTTAGACCTGTTTCCAAAGGACGTCTATGCGTTTACGCCGATGGGTAAGGTGATCCAGTTGCCGCGCGGATCGACACCGATCGATTTTGCTTACGCCATACACTCCGTCGTGGGTGATACCTGTACCGGTGCAAAGATAAACGGCCGAATCGTGCCACTCCGTCACGAGATCCAGAATGGCGACGTGATCGAGATCCTTACCACGCAAAATTCAAAGCCGTCGCGTGACTGGCTCAACCATGTCATCACGTCCAAGGCCCGAAACCGTATCCGCCATTGGATATCGCTCCAGCAGCGTGAGGAATCGGTCGAAATGGGCCGGAAACTCCTCGAACGAGAGGCTGAAAAATTTCGCGTCACGCCTAAAAAACTACTTAATAACGATCCGGAAATGAAGCGGATAGCCAATGAATACGGCCTCGGCCGAGGCGATGATCTGCTTGCTTCGATCGGTTATGGCAAGACTTTGCCGCGAAATGTTCTCGCGAAATATCTTGGCGATAAATTTGACGAACTTGATCCCGAAAAGAAAAAGGAAACCCGAATTGGGACCGGAATGAAGGCCGTTCGCAAATTCATCGGATTAGGCGAAGATGCAATTGTCGTCCGCGGTGTCGACAATTTGCTGACGACGCGGGCCCGTTGCTGCAATCCGCTAAGGGGCGAAGATATCATCGGATACATTTCGCTGGGAAAGGGAATCGTAGTTCACAACAAACGCTGCAAGAATGTCAATCAGCTAATGGTTAACCGCGACCGTATCGTGGAGGTCGAGTGGGCCAAGAGCGACGAGAAACAGGTCCAATCTGTGCAGTTGCTGGCTACTACCGAGAACCGAACCGGTATGCTCGCCGGCATCACAAATGCGATTGCCGACATCAAAACAGGTATTCGAGATGCCCGTGCAAATGTCTCAAAGGACGATATAGGTTTGATCGAGGTGACGGTCGAAGTTTTCGACAAGAAACACCTCGACAAGGTCGTCGGAGCGATCGAACACGTCCCGGGCGTGATCGCGGTAGAACGTGTAAATGCATAGGGTGAAGATAAGTTGGGAAATGTACAAAATATCGCCAAACAAAGCGTTTATTTTCGCGTTCTTTTGAGTATTGTGGGTTTCGAATAGTATCTTATTTCTTTCGTCCGCTTTTCTTTCCTCCCTTAATTTGCTACAATTCGCGTTTTGCTTGAGTATTCAAGTCGCAGTTTATTGGTGCTATGAAAGAGATCATTTCGACAGAAAAAGCCCCCGGAGCGATCGGCCCTTATTCGCAGGCAATCAAGGCAGGAGGCATGGTCTTTTGCTCGGGCCAGATACCTATCGATCCGGCTACAGGAAATTTTGTATCGGAAATTGTGGCTGAGCAGACCGAGCAGGTTTTGAAGAATCTGAACGAAGTGCTCGCCGCTGCTGGAGCGAGCTTGAACGATGTGGTCAAGACGACGGTCTTTCTCGCCGATATGAATGATTTTGCAGAGATGAACGAAGTTTACGGCAGGTTTTTCAGTGAGAATAAGCCTGCGAGGGCAACGGTTCAAGCAGCTCGTCTGCCGCGAGATGCCAAGGTTGAGATCGAGTGCGTGGCTGTTGTTTAGGATACAAGCTTTGTTTTGTACGACTGAGCATTTGCGTAACACAAAAAAACCAAACGCTTGAATTGCTTCAAGCGTTTGGCAACCAAAGGTGAGACTCATGTCTCAAATGATATTACGCAGCCTTAACGATCTTCCCAGATTTGATACATCGGGTACAAACCTTAGCACGTCCGTTTCCGCCGGCCGGAAGCGAGACGCGAACCGATTGAAGATTCGGATTAAAGCGTCGTCGGGTCTTGTTATTAGCGTGTGATACGTTATTTCCAAATTGTGGGCCTTTCCCACATACGTCGCAGCGTTTTGCCATATTATTATTGCCTCCTATTACTGAGGTATTAAGAAGAGTTATTCAAAACTCAAAAGTAGAGTTTATAGCAAATTAGAGTAGGTTAAGTCAAGTTATGATACAGATCGATAGGAAAGAGGGAGTGAGAGCCATAGTGCAAAATAACACAAAACGAATTTTGACCGTCGCCGTAATATCGGTTTTTACAGCGATGTTTGCCGCTTGCGGTGCCGGAGGCCCGGGTACGGGTGCCTCGAATGAAACAGCCGCGAACGTAAATGGTAAGGTCATCAAGATGGAAGAGGTCGACCGAGCGGTCAAACAACAGGCTCAGGGACAGGAAGCAAAAATGTCACCGCTTGAACTTGCCGGTGCCCGCCTCCAGGTTCTACAGTCGCTCATTGAACAGGAAGTGATGTTCCAAAAGGCGGAGAAGGAGAATCTTGTGCCGACGGAAGAAGAGATCACTGCTGAGGTGAACAAGCAAAAGCAGGACAGCCGTGTTTCCGCCGAAGAATTTGATAAGCAGATGAAAGACGCAGGCTTTAGCGAGGCTGCACTTCGCGACACAACGAAACGAGGCCTCGCAATCAAAAAGCTCGTTGACAAGATCACGGCCCGCATCGAAGCACCGAAAGACAAGGAGATCACCGATCTCTACTCGGCAAATCCTGAATCGTTCGTGAAGAAGCGCGGCGTAAAGCTTGCTGCTATTGTTATTGATCCGACGAACAACGGTCAGGGCGATGTTACGACAAATGACGCCGAAGCGAACGTCCGCATCAAGGAACTTCTTACCAAACTCTCGCAGCCGGCCAGCGATTTTGCTGCTTTGGCTCGTGAGTATAGCGAAGACCCGAGCAAATTGCAGGGCGGCGATCTTGGATATCTTAGCGAAGACGAATTGAAGCAGAATTTTGGTGCACAGAATGCTGCGGGATTCATGAATCCACAGTTTAGCGTTGGAGGCGTTACGAATGTGATACCTCTCAACGGAAAGGGCTATATTTTCAAGCTGCAGGAACGGATCGAAAAGGAAGAAGCGTTGACTCTCGAGAGCCCGGGCGTTCGTCAGCAGATCATCGATCTATTGACAAACAACCGTAAGCAGCTGCTTGCCGCATCGTATCAAGCGCTTGCCCTGAACGAAGCGAAAATCGAAAATTTGCTTGCTAAGAAAGTGGTCGAGAACCCGAATGAGCTCAGCGGAGCACGTCCTGCCGGTTCAGCTGCGGCGACCCCGGCGGCTCCTGCCGCTGCGACACCTGCGGCACCGGCCGCGGCTACACCGGTCAAACCGGCGGCGGCGACACCTGCGAAGACCGAAGCTAAACCGGAAGCCAAGAAACAGGCGACCAAATAGCCACAAGGATCGCGTTTTTATCAATTCAAGGTGAAAGGCAAATTTCATTTTTTGCCTTTTGCCTTTTTGCTTAAGTGACATGCTATTTAGACTTTCAGATGTGTGGAAATCGTACGGCGGGACCGAGATACTAAAAGGTGTCTCGTTTCAGGTCAACCCGAACGAAAAGGTCGGTCTCGTCGGCCGCAATGGCGCCGGGAAGACCACGGTATTTCGCATAATCACGCAGCAAGAGGCTCCTGATGATGGTGACGTGATCAAAATGAACGGCCTCAAATTGGGCCTCCTTGATCAGCACGTCGATTTTGGCGAGGCTGAGACAGTTCACACTGCAGCACTTTCAGCGTTCAAAGAGATACACGACATGGAGGCCGAAATGCGGCGGCTCGAAAAAGAGATGGAAACGGATCACTCCGAAGCTATTCTCGACCGATATGCCGATCTCCAAACCGCATTTGAGCACGCCGACGGATTTTCGTATGCTGCGAAGGCCGAATCTGTTCTGCTCGGAATGGGCTTCGCGCCCGAATCGTGGGGCGACGATGTGCGAACGCTTTCCGGCGGACAAAAGAACCGGCTTGGCATGGTGCGTTTGCTGCTTTCCGGTTCGGACGTTCTGCTGCTCGATGAGCCGACGAATCATTTGGACGTCGATGCTGTCGAATGGCTCGAAGAGTTTCTAAAAACATACGATAAAAGCTATGTCGTAATTAGCCACGACCGCTATTTCCTTGATCGCACGACCAACCGTGTGATCGAGATCGATCGCGGTCAGGCGGTAACGTACAAAGGTAATTATTCAAAATATCTCGAAGAACGCGAACTTCGTAGAGAGCAGCAGATCCGCGAATACGAAAATCAGCAGCAGCTGATCAACAAAACGCAGGAATTCATCCGCCGCAATCTCGAAGGCCAAAAGACCAAACAGGCAAAATCACGCCGTACGCTCCTTGCCAAAATGGAACGTATCGAAGCAGTTACAAGCGAAAGATCGGGCGGCAATTTTGGCCTCAGGCAGGTGCAGCGAACCGGCAACAACGTGCTGACCGCCGAAGATCTGGCGATCGGTTATGGCGACAAGGTTCTCGCCCGAGATATCAAATTCTCACTTCATCGAGGCGACGCGCTCGGCATTATTGGCGGCAATGGTACTGGAAAGACGACGCTCGTGAAAACGATCCTCGGCAACATTCGTGAACTCGACGGCAAGATACACTGGGGCACAAAGGTAAACATCGGCTATTACTCGCAGAATCTTGAGGGCCTCGAACCGCGAAATGAGGTGATCCAGGAGCTCCGACGCGTAGCCCCAACTGCCGATAACGGCACACTCCGCGGTTTTCTCGCCAAATTCCTTTTCATGGGCGAAGATGTTTTCAAGCCCGTTTCAGCCCTTTCGGGAGGCGAAAAGGGTAGGCTCGCCCTTGCTAAGCTGATCTATTCGCAAAAGAACGTGCTGGTGCTCGATGAGCCTACCAACCATCTCGATATCCCATCACGCGAGTCGCTCGAAAATGCGCTCGAGGAATACGACGGAACGATCATCACGGTCAGCCACGACCGCTTTTTCCTCGACAAGATAGCGAGCCAAATGCTGTCATTCGAACCCGACGGCACGGTACTTAGTTTTGACGGCAACTACACCGAATTTCACGACTGGAAATTGTCAGAACCACCTGCAGCAGCGGGTGGTCTTCTACACAGATCCGTGGCCAACTTAGAGCCGCAGGCAAAAATAACGGTGGCATCGTCCGGCATCGAGCAAGCAAATGCCAACGATAAACCGGCATCGACTCTGTCAAAGAATCAGATCAACCAGCTCGAAAAACGTATCAAAAAGATCGAATCCGATCTCCCTGAACTCGAAGACGAGGCCGCAAAACTAGCTGCAGAAATGGCCGATCCAAAGGTCGCATCGGATTATGCCCGTCTCGCCGAAGTCACACAAAAGCTCACCGAAACAGAAGCAAAGATCAAGGATCTCTACTCCGAATGGGAATCTGCCGCTGAACAGTTGTCGTAACAGAATTATGCTTGCAAAGGCGTTTTTCTCAATGATACATTTTGTTCAATGGATCGAATTGAAAAATATGTCGACGCCGAGATCCTCGAAGCCGACCGTAAGATCGCGATCGGCGATCTCTCTTCCGCGTTTCGTCACCTGGAACGTGCCCACGTGCTTGGCCAAGCAAGCACATATCATCACACGCGTGTTCACTGGCGGATGTTTAGGCTTGCGTTAATGATGCATTCTGCACTCGAGATCTGGGGGCAATTCATACGGATCATCGGTGCTGCGACCAAGACACCGCTGGGAATTTACCCGACAGGCAACACGGGCGGAGCTAACGTTTGGTTCTTCAAACCGATGCCCGTACCTGACGACTTGCAGGAGATCCTCAATCAAGCGAAAATAAAATGAAGTGAAAGTTCTTTGTTTCAGCTTTATCGTCTATCTCCTGCTCCTCATGACACAGCCGTGTCAGGACTTGCTTGCAATGGAGAATGATTGCACTGATAGTAGGACAGAGATCACTAGCATTCAGCCAACAAGTGACAGGCACTCTGACGATTGCTCCCCATTCTGTCTTTGTCCATGCTGTAGCCTGTCGGTTGCTGATCATTCTTTCCGGACATTTGCTTCAAGCGATGTTGAAAGTAAAGCGATTCCAACGAACGTCATCGAGTATGCAAACCCATACTCAAAAGCCCACCAAAACTCCATTTGGCAGCCGCCAAAAGCTTAACTGCCCCGCACCACTGCGCCCGCTTTTCGTCACCATTTTGTAAAGGTGACATGGTTCGAGTTAGAGCTAAGGTTATGGAGTTTATGAGAAGAGCAATTATATTTCTCGTCGTCGTTCTGACAGCCAACACCGTGTTGGCGCAAAGCGCAACTACGGTCACGATCATTGTAAAGAACAGAGATACAAAGGCGAATATCGCCGAAGCGACAGTTCGCCTAAAGGGCACCGAGGTGTCTGCGGTCACTGATATAAACGGTAGGGCGGAGCTTAGGATCGCAGCTGATGGTGACCAAACTATCGAGATATTCTCACCCGGATTCGAAACGTTGGAACTCAAACTTACTTACCCGCTGACCGATCCGTCCGAACGAGTCGCATTCCTTGAGATCAACAATGAAGTTGGCGAGGTGACGATAACCTCGACTCGAACCGGCCGCGAGATCGAATCGGAACCTTCACGTGTCGAGGCGATCGACGAAGAAGAGATAGATGAAAAGATCAATATGCGGCCCGCGAATGTCTCGATGGTCTTACATGAGAGCACTGGCATTCAGGTGCAGCAGACATCGGCAACATCGAATACACAAAGTGTTCGGATCCAGGGCCTTTATGGCCGTTATACTCAGATCTTAAAGGACGGTTTTCCGGCATTTGGCGGCTTTTCCGGCAGTCTTAGCATTCTTGAAATACCACCTCTCGATCTTAAACAGGTCGAGGTTGTAAAGGGTCCTGCCGCGACTCTGTTCGGCGGTGACGCGATCGCCGGAGTCGTCAATTTTGTCACGAAAGACCCCACGGACGAGCCTGTGACTACGCTGATCCTGAATCAAACGTCGGCATACGGCACTGACTTTTCGGTTTTCAATTCACGCAAATACTCGCGGTTCGGCTATACGCTCCACGGCTCTACAAATTATCAACGACCGTATGACGTTGATGACGACGATTTTACGGAGTTGCCGCAAACTACGGCTTTCGGTTTCCGCCCAAAGTTGCTCTTCTATATCGATCAGAAAACTACTTTAACGGTTGGCAACTCGATGTCCTATCAAAACCGCAAGGGGGGGGACACTTTTGTGCTAAATGGCAACGCTACGGCGTTTCATCAGTATTTCGAACAAAATCGATCCTTTCGAAACATCACGTCGTTCAATCTCAACCGCGAATTCGCAACCGGCGGACGATTGTTTGCAAAACAAAGTCTTGCGTTCTTCGATCGCGAACTGACGACGCAAAGTTACGTATTCAAGGGAAGCCAGTTCAATTCATTTACTGATATATCTTATGCACAGGCATTTGGTAGGCATGCAGTCGTTTTTGGCGGAAGTGTTGTCTACGATCAGTTTCGGGAAAAGACGACGAACGGTATCGATCCTCGCGATGAAACTCGATCGACTGTCGGAGTATTTGTTCAAGACACAGTCGACCTAACCGACAGATTTTCGCTCGAAGCCGGGTTTCGACTCGACTATTCCAAGGATCATGGCGTTTTCGCTTTACCCCGAGTCTCACTACTCTATCGGTTCAGCGAACATTTGACCACTCGCGTCGGATTCGGCCTAGGATACAAGACGCCAACAATGTTCACTGAAGACGCCGAGACACTTTTGTTCAGAAATGTGTCACCTGTTGACGAACTTCTAAAAGCAGAACGAAGCAAAGGCGGGACGTTTGATGTTAATTACAAGGATAGTATCGGCGAGAACTTTACCTATTCCCTCAACCAGATGTTCTTTTACACAGAAATAACCGATCCGATCATCCTGAGGCCCGATACCAATAACATCTTTCGGTTTAGCAACGCCCCGTCACTTGTGATCAGCAAAGGTTTTGAGACGAACGCACGGGTCGGCTACTCGATCACGAAGCTCTTCTTCGGCTATACTTTCACCGACGCGAAGGCCGGATTCCTCACTGGTGACCACACACTGACTTTGTTGCCGAGACATAGGGTCAACTCATCGCTCGTTTTCGAAAAACACGAGAGCTTTAAGGCCGGAGTTGAGTTTTACTATGGAAGCCGGCAGACACTCGATGACCGTTCGCTGACGCGATCAACTGCTGAGTTAGGATTGTTTGGCGAGAAGAGCTTCGGCAAGTTCAGTCTGTTTATCAATGCCGAGAACCTGACCGATGTCCGTCAGGGACGTTATGGTC
Coding sequences within it:
- a CDS encoding bifunctional (p)ppGpp synthetase/guanosine-3',5'-bis(diphosphate) 3'-pyrophosphohydrolase, with the translated sequence MIRIEDVIEKVNANRPNADVDLIRRAYLFSALHHRGQTRASGEPYLVHPIEVAEILADMRLDEVSVSTGLLHDVVEDTLVDLDTIRSYFGDEITLLVDGLTKIAHISNLSKEKQQAENVRKMVLAMITDVRVVLIKLADRLHNMRTMQFLKPEKRARISQETLDIYAPIAHRLGMGKMRSELEDLSFQNLYPDDYKRLAKEVDARRPELEAALDKIKERIAIQLTEHEVPYVAIEGRVKRLYSLWKKLKKQKIMIEQVYDLIAARIITPNDRKYCYLTLSVIHDIWTPVPERFKDWIAIPRDNLYQSLHTSVIDKGGQAFEVQIRTEEMHQVAEEGVAAHWKYKESSLGAHEDDNSLDELRATVEKLLLPLVESSDQTGDSEDFIESLKLDLFPKDVYAFTPMGKVIQLPRGSTPIDFAYAIHSVVGDTCTGAKINGRIVPLRHEIQNGDVIEILTTQNSKPSRDWLNHVITSKARNRIRHWISLQQREESVEMGRKLLEREAEKFRVTPKKLLNNDPEMKRIANEYGLGRGDDLLASIGYGKTLPRNVLAKYLGDKFDELDPEKKKETRIGTGMKAVRKFIGLGEDAIVVRGVDNLLTTRARCCNPLRGEDIIGYISLGKGIVVHNKRCKNVNQLMVNRDRIVEVEWAKSDEKQVQSVQLLATTENRTGMLAGITNAIADIKTGIRDARANVSKDDIGLIEVTVEVFDKKHLDKVVGAIEHVPGVIAVERVNA
- a CDS encoding RidA family protein; amino-acid sequence: MKEIISTEKAPGAIGPYSQAIKAGGMVFCSGQIPIDPATGNFVSEIVAEQTEQVLKNLNEVLAAAGASLNDVVKTTVFLADMNDFAEMNEVYGRFFSENKPARATVQAARLPRDAKVEIECVAVV
- a CDS encoding SurA N-terminal domain-containing protein, whose protein sequence is MQNNTKRILTVAVISVFTAMFAACGAGGPGTGASNETAANVNGKVIKMEEVDRAVKQQAQGQEAKMSPLELAGARLQVLQSLIEQEVMFQKAEKENLVPTEEEITAEVNKQKQDSRVSAEEFDKQMKDAGFSEAALRDTTKRGLAIKKLVDKITARIEAPKDKEITDLYSANPESFVKKRGVKLAAIVIDPTNNGQGDVTTNDAEANVRIKELLTKLSQPASDFAALAREYSEDPSKLQGGDLGYLSEDELKQNFGAQNAAGFMNPQFSVGGVTNVIPLNGKGYIFKLQERIEKEEALTLESPGVRQQIIDLLTNNRKQLLAASYQALALNEAKIENLLAKKVVENPNELSGARPAGSAAATPAAPAAATPAAPAAATPVKPAAATPAKTEAKPEAKKQATK
- a CDS encoding 50S ribosomal protein L28, which translates into the protein MAKRCDVCGKGPQFGNNVSHANNKTRRRFNPNLQSVRVSLPAGGNGRAKVCTRCIKSGKIVKAA
- a CDS encoding ABC-F family ATP-binding cassette domain-containing protein → MLFRLSDVWKSYGGTEILKGVSFQVNPNEKVGLVGRNGAGKTTVFRIITQQEAPDDGDVIKMNGLKLGLLDQHVDFGEAETVHTAALSAFKEIHDMEAEMRRLEKEMETDHSEAILDRYADLQTAFEHADGFSYAAKAESVLLGMGFAPESWGDDVRTLSGGQKNRLGMVRLLLSGSDVLLLDEPTNHLDVDAVEWLEEFLKTYDKSYVVISHDRYFLDRTTNRVIEIDRGQAVTYKGNYSKYLEERELRREQQIREYENQQQLINKTQEFIRRNLEGQKTKQAKSRRTLLAKMERIEAVTSERSGGNFGLRQVQRTGNNVLTAEDLAIGYGDKVLARDIKFSLHRGDALGIIGGNGTGKTTLVKTILGNIRELDGKIHWGTKVNIGYYSQNLEGLEPRNEVIQELRRVAPTADNGTLRGFLAKFLFMGEDVFKPVSALSGGEKGRLALAKLIYSQKNVLVLDEPTNHLDIPSRESLENALEEYDGTIITVSHDRFFLDKIASQMLSFEPDGTVLSFDGNYTEFHDWKLSEPPAAAGGLLHRSVANLEPQAKITVASSGIEQANANDKPASTLSKNQINQLEKRIKKIESDLPELEDEAAKLAAEMADPKVASDYARLAEVTQKLTETEAKIKDLYSEWESAAEQLS
- a CDS encoding DUF3703 domain-containing protein, coding for MDRIEKYVDAEILEADRKIAIGDLSSAFRHLERAHVLGQASTYHHTRVHWRMFRLALMMHSALEIWGQFIRIIGAATKTPLGIYPTGNTGGANVWFFKPMPVPDDLQEILNQAKIK
- a CDS encoding TonB-dependent receptor; this translates as MRRAIIFLVVVLTANTVLAQSATTVTIIVKNRDTKANIAEATVRLKGTEVSAVTDINGRAELRIAADGDQTIEIFSPGFETLELKLTYPLTDPSERVAFLEINNEVGEVTITSTRTGREIESEPSRVEAIDEEEIDEKINMRPANVSMVLHESTGIQVQQTSATSNTQSVRIQGLYGRYTQILKDGFPAFGGFSGSLSILEIPPLDLKQVEVVKGPAATLFGGDAIAGVVNFVTKDPTDEPVTTLILNQTSAYGTDFSVFNSRKYSRFGYTLHGSTNYQRPYDVDDDDFTELPQTTAFGFRPKLLFYIDQKTTLTVGNSMSYQNRKGGDTFVLNGNATAFHQYFEQNRSFRNITSFNLNREFATGGRLFAKQSLAFFDRELTTQSYVFKGSQFNSFTDISYAQAFGRHAVVFGGSVVYDQFREKTTNGIDPRDETRSTVGVFVQDTVDLTDRFSLEAGFRLDYSKDHGVFALPRVSLLYRFSEHLTTRVGFGLGYKTPTMFTEDAETLLFRNVSPVDELLKAERSKGGTFDVNYKDSIGENFTYSLNQMFFYTEITDPIILRPDTNNIFRFSNAPSLVISKGFETNARVGYSITKLFFGYTFTDAKAGFLTGDHTLTLLPRHRVNSSLVFEKHESFKAGVEFYYGSRQTLDDRSLTRSTAELGLFGEKSFGKFSLFINAENLTDVRQGRYGRVVLGTHQNPTFAELYTHTEGRIFNGGIKIRL